A stretch of the Hippoglossus hippoglossus isolate fHipHip1 chromosome 1, fHipHip1.pri, whole genome shotgun sequence genome encodes the following:
- the LOC117759224 gene encoding peroxisome proliferator-activated receptor gamma coactivator-related protein 1-like isoform X2 yields the protein MWCSKMAARWMGREAELNADGSDFLTHSFHHESLLSRGDVDVMDSQSCTDHSILSIFEDPTVTTEDKSGVEEESESLLSALTEMLDSVGDDEGTLSPFDVLPDTKLLSHQRCRDNPVVISLRPTARPTSPKVTFSIKTDGKKEDESNIQLLTHQSQISLKSKSKAENEVEIFTSTSLVNLVRLMHPYCLKLYVEEGSKERKDHTLFSQEEVWRYERPTEGSDEEINVVSDDEEPVKGERGEKREDGTLLKSVLLNGKRAPPSRERKRVSFGPVQVTSFKEPVEMGLIETNLTSGNTSETVSVPLKSSKALGNLAGSTLEPQTAASAEMNSDKANVVPPKGETKAKSLSLQQYRQLRQKRQPLVEKQGSNTTKWPSVSEPPKELTPIFNLHGQSQSTCGPKTRSSTDHLHKPGFKTVSHHASLSKRPSEAKPSSHLHHRGLKRPRPESKTISPASPLPDNTTHPNGKVPESTRSPAKKPTLISIDPPNPVFVTLRVSQTAPPSTAPSSSESKVEFHSTDSDLHCTTHKSQKESSAAPLQRQPSSSEPKPRVLFLSQDGTARLQEFKNNFTQIVSDLSSAPLSLCPQTTQTEPASECHTPQPPTPGPTKQTELEPKTPQAPSEDTERQITCPSFTPHSALPPSQIDVLTPIKKKVPEISQSTSSPEETPPSPQVGCRAQSAASDSVIEAPDVTSLLEQFEETQAKEDRVCEKEPDLISTTPPSNLPTDGCMQPDRNPPVGPKSRLLPTPSVEALEPLSNSESSRTLKPLRNQPQLQTSERVDIPEPLGTEIILSTQEQPARRKNPPSKAIQIIDPRPLRSRKTHISTSEAPAAHTSLHMYLIVCSDHDYCGSVDPLVTSAAQPNRVRPSSLKDISEITHELQVTPLNSGAAAESKTQTSTGQTKPVWQHHSEQHTTSSETNPSTDTALQFSDGGASEEQADPYTLPTPPPSPPDRGRDKRRYMRRSPHSDSSSSSCRSSSSSSSSSSSSSASRSPKRQRLHHRRSESSSCSSSPCRSISHSPPRRYRLSYSRSRCSRSRSRSWSQSRSPSRSRSPSLQICRRQWKDVYSSRESRSLRREHEIRIQKLKAIDERRVVYVGRIRRSMTQEELRERFSQLGEVECVSLHFRERGDHYGFVTFYNMEAAFAAIENGGKLRKPDELPFDICFGGRRQFCNSNYSDLDANRDADPSPAKSRFEDLDFDSLLKQAQKGLKR from the exons ATGTGGTGCAGCAAGATGGCGGCGCGGTGGATGGGGAGAGAAGCGGAATTAAACGCCGACGGCAGCGACTTCCTGACCCACAGCTTTCACCACGAG tcgCTCCTGAGCAGAGGTGATGTTGATGTCATGGACTCACAGTCCTGTACGGATCACTCCATCCTGTCCATTTTTGAGGACCCCACAGTCACAACAGAG GATAAGAGTGGagtggaggaagagagcgagtCCCTGCTGTCGGCCCTAACTGAGATGCTGGACAGCGTGGGGGATGACGAGGGGACTCTGTCTCCCTTCGATGTTCTGCCTGACACTAAGCTCCTCTCCCACCAGAGGTGCCGGGACAACCCAGTG GTCATATCACTCAGACCCACAGCAAGACCCACATCACCAAAGGTAACCTTCTCTATAAAGACGGATGGAAAAAAGGAAGATGAGAGCAATATTCAGCTGCTCACACATCAAAGTCAAATATCGTTAAAGTCCAAGTCAAAAGCAGAGAATGAAGTCGAGATCTTCACCTCCACGTCTTTGGTCAACCTGGTGAGGCTCATGCACCCCTACTGTCTGAAGCTGTACGTGGAGGAGGGGAGTAAAGAGAGGAAAGACCACACGCTGTTCTCCCAAGAGGAGGTGTGGCGGTACGAGAGGCCCACCGAAGGGAGCGATGAAGAGATAAATGTGGTGTCTGACGATGAGGAACCTGtgaaaggggagagaggggagaaaagagaggatggGACACTCCTGAAGAGTGTGTTGCTGAATGGAAAGAGAGCACCACCatccagagagaggaaaagagtgagCTTTGGCCCAGTTCAAGTGACTTCTTTTAAGGAACCAGTGGAAATGGGACTGATTGAGACAAATCTAACAAGTGGGAACACAAGTGAGACTGTGTCGGTTCCATTAAAAAGCAGTAAAGCACTTGGAAACTTAGCAGGATCGACACTTGAACCTCAGACAGCAGCGTCTGCAGAAATGAACAGTGACAAGGCAAACGTCGTGCCACCTAAAGGTGAGACGAAGGCCAAATCACTGAGCCTCCAACAGTACAGACAGCTGCGCCAGAAGAGACAGCCCCTGGTGGAGAAACAGGGAAGCAACACAACTAAGTGGCCCTCTGTTTCTGAGCCCCCCAAGGAGTTGACCCCCATCTTCAATTTACATGGACAAAGTCAAAGCACCTGTGGACCAAAGACCAGAAGCAGCACTGATCATCTGCATAAACCTGGCTTCAAGACTGTGTCCCATCATGCATCTCTGTCGAAGAGGCCCTCGGAGGCAAAACCATCCTCTCATCTACATCACAGAGGATTAAAGCGCCCGAGACCTGAATCCAAAACCATCTCGCCTGCCAGTCCACTGCCAGACAACACGACTCACCCAAATGGGAAGGTGCCTGAAAGCACAAGAAGTCCAGCAAAGAAACCAACATTGATTAGTATTGATCCCCCCAATCCTGTCTTCGTTACCCTGCGGGTTAGCCAAACAGCACCACCATCCactgccccctcctcctcagagtCCAAAGTGGAGTTCCACAGCACCGACTCCGACCTCCACTGCACCACACACAAAAGCCAAAAAGAATCCTCAGCAGCACCTCTTCAAAGACAGCCATCCTCTTCAGAGCCAAAGCCCCGGGTGTTGTTCTTAAGCCAGGACGGCACCGCGCGGCTTCaggaatttaaaaacaactttaccCAGATCGTTTCAGATCTCTCCTCTGCACCTCTATCACTGTGTcctcaaacaacacaaaccgAACCTGCCTCAGAGTGCCACACACCACAGCCACCAACACCCGGTCCGACTAAACAAACCGAGCTGGAACCAAAGACTCCTCAGGCACCAAGTGAAGACACGGAGAGGCAAATAACGTGTCCTTCCTTCACGCCACACTCCGCTCTGCCACCCTCTCAAATAGATGTTCTCACACCGATAAAGAAGAAGGTACCAGAGATATCCCAGAGTACCTCTTCTCCAGAGGAAACTCCACCCTCGCCTCAGGTTGGCTGCAGAGCGCAGAGTGCAGCTTCCGACTCAG TGATTGAAGCCCCTGATGTGACCAGTCTGCTGGAACAGTTCGAGGAAACACAAG CTAAAGAGGACAGAGTTTGTGAGAAGGAGCCCGATCTCATCAGCACTACTCCACCTTCCAACCTGCCAACAGATGGATGCATGCAGCCGGACAGAAACCCGCCTGTAGGACCAAAATCCAGATTACTCCCGACCCCCTCTGTGGAAGCACTTGAACCTTTAAGTAATTCTGAATCCTCCAGGACTCTGAAACCCCTCAGGAATCAGCCACAACTCCAGACCTCGGAGCGCGTGGACATCCCAGAGCCCCTCGGCACTGAAATCATCCTTAGCACTCAGGAGCAGCCTGCAAGACGCAAAAATCCTCCATCTAAGGCCATTCAGATCATAGATCCCCGTCCTCTACGGTCCAGGAAGACTCACATCAGCACTTCAGAGGCCCCTGCCGCTCACACCTCCCTTCACATGTATTTAATTGTATGCTCTGATCACGATTACTGTGGCTCTGTGGATCCTTTAGTAACAAGTGCTGCTCAGCCTAACAGAGTTAGGCCCTCTTCACTCAAGGATATTTCTGAAATAACTCATGAATTGCAGGTGACTCCTCTCAActcaggtgctgctgctgaatcaaAAACACAGACCTCGACTGGACAAACAAAACCGGTGTGGCAGCATCACTCTGAGCAACACACCACCAGTTCAGAAACAAACCCATCCACAGACACAGCTCTGCAGTTTTCAGATGGTGGTGCAAGTGAAGAGCAGGCGGACCCATACACCCTCCCTACACCTCCACCCAGTCCTCCTGACAGAGGAAGGGACAAGAGGAGGTATATGAGACGATCACCCCATTCtgactccagctccagctcatgtcgctcctcctcctcctcctcctcgtcttcctcctccagctctgcgtCGCGCTCTCCAAAGAGACAGAG GCTCCATCACAGGCGTTCCGAGAGCAGTTCGTGTTCATCGTCCCCCTGCCGATCCATTTCTCACTCACCGCCTCGCCGCTACAGGCTGTCTTACTCCAGATCGAGATGCAGCAGGTCAAGATCTAGATCGTGGTCCCAGTCCAGGTCCCCATCCAGATCCCGATCACCATCCCTGCAGATTTGCCGTAGGCAGTGGAAAGATGTTTACAG cagcagagagtccaggagTCTGAGGAGGGAGCACGAGATCAGAATCCAGAAACTTAAAGCCATA GACGAGCGCAGGGTGGTGTACGTCGGCCGTATCCGCAGGTCGATGACACAGGAAGAACTGAGAGAGCGCTTCTCTCAGTTAGGAGAGGTGGAGTGTGTGTCGCTTCACTTCAGAGAAAGAGG CGACCACTACGGCTTCGTCACATTCTACAACATGGAAGCTGCCTTTGCAGCCATTGAGAACGGCGGCAAACTACGGAAGCCTGATGAGCTGCCGTTTGACATCTGCTTCGGTGGAAGAAGACAGTTCTGTAATTCAAACTACTCTGATCTAG ACGCGAACAGAGACGCAGACCCGTCTCCTGCCAAGAGCAGGTTTGAGGACCTGGACTTTGACTCGTTGCTGAAACAGGCCCAGAAAGGATTGAAGAGGTAG
- the LOC117759224 gene encoding peroxisome proliferator-activated receptor gamma coactivator-related protein 1-like isoform X1, translating into MWCSKMAARWMGREAELNADGSDFLTHSFHHESLLSRGDVDVMDSQSCTDHSILSIFEDPTVTTEDKSGVEEESESLLSALTEMLDSVGDDEGTLSPFDVLPDTKLLSHQRCRDNPVVISLRPTARPTSPKVTFSIKTDGKKEDESNIQLLTHQSQISLKSKSKAENEVEIFTSTSLVNLVRLMHPYCLKLYVEEGSKERKDHTLFSQEEVWRYERPTEGSDEEINVVSDDEEPVKGERGEKREDGTLLKSVLLNGKRAPPSRERKRVSFGPVQVTSFKEPVEMGLIETNLTSGNTSETVSVPLKSSKALGNLAGSTLEPQTAASAEMNSDKANVVPPKGETKAKSLSLQQYRQLRQKRQPLVEKQGSNTTKWPSVSEPPKELTPIFNLHGQSQSTCGPKTRSSTDHLHKPGFKTVSHHASLSKRPSEAKPSSHLHHRGLKRPRPESKTISPASPLPDNTTHPNGKVPESTRSPAKKPTLISIDPPNPVFVTLRVSQTAPPSTAPSSSESKVEFHSTDSDLHCTTHKSQKESSAAPLQRQPSSSEPKPRVLFLSQDGTARLQEFKNNFTQIVSDLSSAPLSLCPQTTQTEPASECHTPQPPTPGPTKQTELEPKTPQAPSEDTERQITCPSFTPHSALPPSQIDVLTPIKKKVPEISQSTSSPEETPPSPQVGCRAQSAASDSVIEAPDVTSLLEQFEETQAKEDRVCEKEPDLISTTPPSNLPTDGCMQPDRNPPVGPKSRLLPTPSVEALEPLSNSESSRTLKPLRNQPQLQTSERVDIPEPLGTEIILSTQEQPARRKNPPSKAIQIIDPRPLRSRKTHISTSEAPAAHTSLHMYLIVCSDHDYCGSVDPLVTSAAQPNRVRPSSLKDISEITHELQVTPLNSGAAAESKTQTSTGQTKPVWQHHSEQHTTSSETNPSTDTALQFSDGGASEEQADPYTLPTPPPSPPDRGRDKRRYMRRSPHSDSSSSSCRSSSSSSSSSSSSSASRSPKRQRLHHRRSESSSCSSSPCRSISHSPPRRYRLSYSRSRCSRSRSRSWSQSRSPSRSRSPSLQICRRQWKDVYSRESRSLRREHEIRIQKLKAIDERRVVYVGRIRRSMTQEELRERFSQLGEVECVSLHFRERGDHYGFVTFYNMEAAFAAIENGGKLRKPDELPFDICFGGRRQFCNSNYSDLDANRDADPSPAKSRFEDLDFDSLLKQAQKGLKR; encoded by the exons ATGTGGTGCAGCAAGATGGCGGCGCGGTGGATGGGGAGAGAAGCGGAATTAAACGCCGACGGCAGCGACTTCCTGACCCACAGCTTTCACCACGAG tcgCTCCTGAGCAGAGGTGATGTTGATGTCATGGACTCACAGTCCTGTACGGATCACTCCATCCTGTCCATTTTTGAGGACCCCACAGTCACAACAGAG GATAAGAGTGGagtggaggaagagagcgagtCCCTGCTGTCGGCCCTAACTGAGATGCTGGACAGCGTGGGGGATGACGAGGGGACTCTGTCTCCCTTCGATGTTCTGCCTGACACTAAGCTCCTCTCCCACCAGAGGTGCCGGGACAACCCAGTG GTCATATCACTCAGACCCACAGCAAGACCCACATCACCAAAGGTAACCTTCTCTATAAAGACGGATGGAAAAAAGGAAGATGAGAGCAATATTCAGCTGCTCACACATCAAAGTCAAATATCGTTAAAGTCCAAGTCAAAAGCAGAGAATGAAGTCGAGATCTTCACCTCCACGTCTTTGGTCAACCTGGTGAGGCTCATGCACCCCTACTGTCTGAAGCTGTACGTGGAGGAGGGGAGTAAAGAGAGGAAAGACCACACGCTGTTCTCCCAAGAGGAGGTGTGGCGGTACGAGAGGCCCACCGAAGGGAGCGATGAAGAGATAAATGTGGTGTCTGACGATGAGGAACCTGtgaaaggggagagaggggagaaaagagaggatggGACACTCCTGAAGAGTGTGTTGCTGAATGGAAAGAGAGCACCACCatccagagagaggaaaagagtgagCTTTGGCCCAGTTCAAGTGACTTCTTTTAAGGAACCAGTGGAAATGGGACTGATTGAGACAAATCTAACAAGTGGGAACACAAGTGAGACTGTGTCGGTTCCATTAAAAAGCAGTAAAGCACTTGGAAACTTAGCAGGATCGACACTTGAACCTCAGACAGCAGCGTCTGCAGAAATGAACAGTGACAAGGCAAACGTCGTGCCACCTAAAGGTGAGACGAAGGCCAAATCACTGAGCCTCCAACAGTACAGACAGCTGCGCCAGAAGAGACAGCCCCTGGTGGAGAAACAGGGAAGCAACACAACTAAGTGGCCCTCTGTTTCTGAGCCCCCCAAGGAGTTGACCCCCATCTTCAATTTACATGGACAAAGTCAAAGCACCTGTGGACCAAAGACCAGAAGCAGCACTGATCATCTGCATAAACCTGGCTTCAAGACTGTGTCCCATCATGCATCTCTGTCGAAGAGGCCCTCGGAGGCAAAACCATCCTCTCATCTACATCACAGAGGATTAAAGCGCCCGAGACCTGAATCCAAAACCATCTCGCCTGCCAGTCCACTGCCAGACAACACGACTCACCCAAATGGGAAGGTGCCTGAAAGCACAAGAAGTCCAGCAAAGAAACCAACATTGATTAGTATTGATCCCCCCAATCCTGTCTTCGTTACCCTGCGGGTTAGCCAAACAGCACCACCATCCactgccccctcctcctcagagtCCAAAGTGGAGTTCCACAGCACCGACTCCGACCTCCACTGCACCACACACAAAAGCCAAAAAGAATCCTCAGCAGCACCTCTTCAAAGACAGCCATCCTCTTCAGAGCCAAAGCCCCGGGTGTTGTTCTTAAGCCAGGACGGCACCGCGCGGCTTCaggaatttaaaaacaactttaccCAGATCGTTTCAGATCTCTCCTCTGCACCTCTATCACTGTGTcctcaaacaacacaaaccgAACCTGCCTCAGAGTGCCACACACCACAGCCACCAACACCCGGTCCGACTAAACAAACCGAGCTGGAACCAAAGACTCCTCAGGCACCAAGTGAAGACACGGAGAGGCAAATAACGTGTCCTTCCTTCACGCCACACTCCGCTCTGCCACCCTCTCAAATAGATGTTCTCACACCGATAAAGAAGAAGGTACCAGAGATATCCCAGAGTACCTCTTCTCCAGAGGAAACTCCACCCTCGCCTCAGGTTGGCTGCAGAGCGCAGAGTGCAGCTTCCGACTCAG TGATTGAAGCCCCTGATGTGACCAGTCTGCTGGAACAGTTCGAGGAAACACAAG CTAAAGAGGACAGAGTTTGTGAGAAGGAGCCCGATCTCATCAGCACTACTCCACCTTCCAACCTGCCAACAGATGGATGCATGCAGCCGGACAGAAACCCGCCTGTAGGACCAAAATCCAGATTACTCCCGACCCCCTCTGTGGAAGCACTTGAACCTTTAAGTAATTCTGAATCCTCCAGGACTCTGAAACCCCTCAGGAATCAGCCACAACTCCAGACCTCGGAGCGCGTGGACATCCCAGAGCCCCTCGGCACTGAAATCATCCTTAGCACTCAGGAGCAGCCTGCAAGACGCAAAAATCCTCCATCTAAGGCCATTCAGATCATAGATCCCCGTCCTCTACGGTCCAGGAAGACTCACATCAGCACTTCAGAGGCCCCTGCCGCTCACACCTCCCTTCACATGTATTTAATTGTATGCTCTGATCACGATTACTGTGGCTCTGTGGATCCTTTAGTAACAAGTGCTGCTCAGCCTAACAGAGTTAGGCCCTCTTCACTCAAGGATATTTCTGAAATAACTCATGAATTGCAGGTGACTCCTCTCAActcaggtgctgctgctgaatcaaAAACACAGACCTCGACTGGACAAACAAAACCGGTGTGGCAGCATCACTCTGAGCAACACACCACCAGTTCAGAAACAAACCCATCCACAGACACAGCTCTGCAGTTTTCAGATGGTGGTGCAAGTGAAGAGCAGGCGGACCCATACACCCTCCCTACACCTCCACCCAGTCCTCCTGACAGAGGAAGGGACAAGAGGAGGTATATGAGACGATCACCCCATTCtgactccagctccagctcatgtcgctcctcctcctcctcctcctcgtcttcctcctccagctctgcgtCGCGCTCTCCAAAGAGACAGAG GCTCCATCACAGGCGTTCCGAGAGCAGTTCGTGTTCATCGTCCCCCTGCCGATCCATTTCTCACTCACCGCCTCGCCGCTACAGGCTGTCTTACTCCAGATCGAGATGCAGCAGGTCAAGATCTAGATCGTGGTCCCAGTCCAGGTCCCCATCCAGATCCCGATCACCATCCCTGCAGATTTGCCGTAGGCAGTGGAAAGATGTTTACAG cagagagtccaggagTCTGAGGAGGGAGCACGAGATCAGAATCCAGAAACTTAAAGCCATA GACGAGCGCAGGGTGGTGTACGTCGGCCGTATCCGCAGGTCGATGACACAGGAAGAACTGAGAGAGCGCTTCTCTCAGTTAGGAGAGGTGGAGTGTGTGTCGCTTCACTTCAGAGAAAGAGG CGACCACTACGGCTTCGTCACATTCTACAACATGGAAGCTGCCTTTGCAGCCATTGAGAACGGCGGCAAACTACGGAAGCCTGATGAGCTGCCGTTTGACATCTGCTTCGGTGGAAGAAGACAGTTCTGTAATTCAAACTACTCTGATCTAG ACGCGAACAGAGACGCAGACCCGTCTCCTGCCAAGAGCAGGTTTGAGGACCTGGACTTTGACTCGTTGCTGAAACAGGCCCAGAAAGGATTGAAGAGGTAG
- the LOC117763005 gene encoding uncharacterized protein LOC117763005: MSRYKWTSERRKRERYWYNMNEYQGLQKEVRHLKDLLNNERDNAQNEREWRIQACNDLLETQQQLEKEKSLNEQLINRKRRPRTPLYKQRMMHRDSKTTNPMEVVTELQADKERYTQGWKRQTSSQALIPTVKQRHLKSDLRNKIRAPTEEEQKQQKVLSFRVEQDAHCQDSSFAAKQGVDKLSFKTDTEEDWAPRRKAAKPQRSAVNTETNHRQQILFNYDEVEESFRDTRNTWKNDRMYRTEETRY; encoded by the coding sequence ATGTCACGATACAAGTGGACCTCTGaacggagaaagagagaaagatattGGTACAACATGAATGAGTACCAGGGCCTTCAAAAAGAGGTCAGACATCTGAAAGACCTGTTGAACAACGAGAGGGACAACGCTCAAAATGAACGAGAGTGGAGAATCCAGGCCTGTAATGATCTGCTGGAGACCCAACAACAGttggaaaaagagaaatccCTGAATGAACAGCTCATCAATAGGAAAAGAAGACCTAGAACACCCCTGTACAAGCAGAGGATGATGCACAGGGACTCTAAAACTACCAACCCCATGGAGGTGGTGACTGAGCTACAAGCTGATAAGGAAAGATACACACAAGGATGGAAGAGACAGACATCTTCACAGGCTCTGATCCCCACAGTGAAGCAGCGGCACCTGAAGAGTGACCTTCGGAATAAAATCAGGGCTCCGACAGAAGAAGAGCAAAAGCAACAGAAAGTTTTGAGCTTCAGGGTTGAGCAGGATGCTCACTGCCAGGATTCAAGTTTTGCTGCTAAGCAGGGAGTAGATAAGCTCTCATTCAAGACTGACACAGAAGAAGACTGGGCTCCCAGACGTAAGGCTGCCAAGCCACAGAGGTCTGCAGTTAATACTGAAACAAACCATCGGCAGCAAATCCTTTTTAATTATGATGAGGTGGAGGAATCCTTCAGAGATACAAGGAACACCTGGAAGAATGACAGAATGTATCGCACTGAGGAAACCAGATATTGA